In Candidatus Binatia bacterium, the DNA window TCACCCACGCTGGCCAGCGATCGTGCGATCAAATCGGCAACTTGCGTCATCTCCCCGACACCCATGCCTCGCGTGGTCACCGTAGGAGTGCCCAACCGAACGCCACTTGTCACAAAAGGCGAACGCGATTCAAAAGGAACCGTATTCTTGTTGGTGGTGATTCGAGCTTCGTCCAGAGTTTCCTGAGCGATCTTGCCCGTCATCTCGGTACCGCTGAAGTCCACCAGCAAAAGATGATTGTCCGTGCCGCCCGACACAAGCTTGAACCCACGCTCGATCAGAGCCGCACCAAGCGCCTGAGCGTTCTTCACGACCTGTTTCTGATACTCCTGAAAATCAGCAGTTGCCGCCTCCTTGAAAGCGATCGCCTTACCGGCAATCGCGTGCATCAAGGGGCCACCCTGGTTCCCCGGAAATACGGAACTATTGGTCTTCTTTGCCTCCACCTCGCGACCCAGAATCAGACCCCCACGAGGTCCACGCAGAGTCTTGTGCGTCGTCGTCGTCACCAGATCAGCATGCGGCACCGGCGAAGGGTGGACACCGGCCGCCACGAGTCCCGCAAAATGCGCCATATCGACGAGCATCTTCGCTCCAGCCGCGTCAGCCGCTTCGCGGAAGGCCGCGAAATCCAACTGACGGGGATAGGCACTGTGCCCGGCAATCAGGAGCTTCGGTTTATGCTCAGCTGCGAGACTCTTGACCTCGTCATAATCGATCCGTTGCGTATCCTCGCGCACACCATAAGGAACCACCTCAAACCACTTGCCGGAGAAATTCACCGGACTGCCGTGAGTGAGATGTCCGCCGTGGGACAGGTTCATCGCGAGGATCTTGTCGCCGGGTGCCAGTTGAGAGAACATCACGGCCATATTGGCCTGCGAACCCGAGTGCGGCTGGACGTTCGCAAACTCGGCACCGAAGAGGCTTTTCGCACGATCGATCGCTACCTGCTCGATCACGTCCACATGCTCGCAGCCACCGTAGTAGCGCTTGCCGGGGAGACCTTCTGCGTATTTGTTCGTGAGAATCGAACCCTGAGCCTGAAGAACAGCGCGGCTGGCGGCATTCTCGGAAGGAATCAGTTCGAGATTTTCCTCCTGCCGCAATGCCTCGCGTTCAATCGCCGCGGCGATTTCCGGATCGGATTCCCTTAAATCTGCATGCAATTTTGTCACGTATTTCCTTCGATATAGGTAACTACGTCCCCCACCGTACGAATCTTCTCGGCCTCCTCATCGGAGATCTCCAGATCGTATTCCTCTTCGAGGGCCATCACCAGTTCTACAATATCCAACGAATCTGCCCCCAGATCCTCGATAAAGGATGCACCCAAGGACACTTCCTCCTCGGCGACGCCGAGCTGTTCGCAGACGATTTCCTTAACTTTGCCTTCAATTTCAGAAGCCATATGATCCCCTCTTTCCCCTCCGGTACCGCCAGAGAGGTTGATATTTAACGGGTTCGTCGAGGCGGTGCCACATCAGCACCGTCCTTCTCAAACGTACATGCCACCGTTCACGGCGAGCACCTGACCGGTAATATAACCTGCCTCGCGAGAGGCAAGGAAACCAACGACAAAAGCGACCTCTTCGGCCGAACCGAGACGTCCGGCCGGAATTCCGGTCAGATAGGCTGCGCGCACGTCATCGGACAGCGTTTCGGTCATTTCCGTGTCAATCATGCCCGGAGCAATCGAATTGACGGTGATTCCGCGCTGCGCGAGCTCGAGAGCAAGCGAACGCGTCATCCCCTCGAGGCCCGCCTTCGTAGAAGCATACGCCACCTGGCCGGGGTTCCCCATCGATGCCACGACCGAACTCAGGTTGATGATGCGACCGTAGCGAGCCCGCACCATGCTGCGCGCCGCGGCGCGCGCGCAATGAAAAGCGCCGCCCAGATTCACCTTGACGATGCGATCCCAGTCGTCGGGCTTGTAGCGCAAGATCAGCCCGTCGATCGCAAGGCCGGCATTGTTCACCAGAATATCGAGTGAGCCTCTGGATTTTGCAAAGGCACGGACCCGTTCCGAGGCTGCTTCAGGGTCGGAGACATCAAACCCCAAGAGCTCACCGCTTCCTCCGAGCGAAGTCACCTCCGCCAAGGTAGAGGCAGCGGCTTCTTCGTTGGAGACGAAGTTGATGCCCACATAAGCGCCCTGACGTGCGAGATGCAGAGCGATTGCACGACCGATTCCACGCGAGGCCCCGGTAACCAATGCCGATTGCCCCGCCAGCGAGTGTTTCCCGGTTTCATCCATCGGTCATTTTCCGTTCTCTTTTTGCAAGGAGATCACGAATCCCGTCGGTGGTACTTGTCGGCGTGCAAGAGTAGCCCCTCGCGATCCTTCGCATCAAACCCGAGAGAACCCGCCCCGGGCCGACCTCGATCGCCGCTGAAGCTTGATGGCTCACATTTGTGGCGCATTCCTCCCAACGCACCGGTGAGGTCACTTGCTCCGCCAAAAGTTCCGGCCACATGCTCGGGTCGAGTATATTCTCTGCTGTCACATTGGCAACAACCGGCACCTGCATCGACCGAAAGGAAATCGCCGCAAGAACCTCTTCCAGTCGGTCGCGTGCAGGTTGCATCAGGGGACTATGAAAGGGCTGGCTCACCTTCAGACGAGTCGCCCGGTGCTTTGCCGCACGGGCCGCGATCTCCAAGCGGTCCAAGGCGTCAACGTGGCCCGCCACAACAACCTGACCTCCGCCGTTCCAATTCGCCGCACCGACGAAACTTTCCGGTCCATTGGTGGCCTCGGAACAAAGCTGTCGCACGATCGATGGCTCGGCGCCGAGCAGTGCGGTCATCCCGCCACATCCCCGAGGCACGGCCTCCCTCATGAACAAACCTCGCTGACGAACAGCGCGTAAGGCATCCGGCAAATCAAGTGCACCCGAGATCACCAGTGCCGACCACTCACCCAGGCTATGACCCGCAGCCAGCGACGGCTTGATGCCCCCCTCCGACTCCAGGGTCCGCGCGATCGCCACAGACATCGCCAAAAGTGCCGGCTGAGCATTCTCGGTCTGCATCAGATCATCGGCGGGCCCCGCCGCGCACAATCCCGAGAGCGAAAAGCCCAGAACATCGTCCGCTTCCGCAAAAACTTCGCGGGCCTGGACGAACTCGGCAATCAAATCGGTGCCCATCCCAACCTGCTGGGCCCCCTGACCGGGGCACAGGAATGCGATCGTTTCAGCCATTATCATCCTCCTTGCGCACGAGGGCTTCCGCCGTTGCGGCTTCGGGGGGATCCGGGTCCTCGTTTCGAGAGGAGCCCCGGAGTCGATTGCGAAGCGATTGCCACAGCTTTCGGGTTCGCGTCTCCGGAACCTCGGCGGGATCGCCCCCCGACATCTCGATGAACCTCTCCATACTTTGTGCGATTTGCAACGGAACCTCGCGCTCGGCAAGTTGCTGGGCCAGAACAATCGCATTCTTCACGGCCGCTGCATCCGAGGAGCCATGCGCTTTCACCAACGTCCCCTGAAGCCCCAACAGGAGCGCTCCTCCAGTCTCTCCGGGATCTACCGCGCGACGAATCTTCAGGATCGATCGCCGCACCAGGAGGTAGGCCAGACGCCCACGAAGCCCCGACCGAAATGTCTCGGAGAGGTTGCCGCCCAGAAATTTGCCGAAGCCCTCGAGACTCTTGAGCGCGATGTTGCCCGCAAAACCATCACACACCACCACATCCGCCTTGTCGTGACAAAGTTCGTTCGCCTCGATCGCTCCCACAATATTCAGCGGGAGCTGAGAGACCAGAGGCAAGGCTCGCCTGACGCGCAGGTCTCCTTTACTTTCCTCCGACCCGTTCGAGAGAAGGGCAACCTTCGGAGCCTGTTGCCCCTGCATGGCTCGCACGTAGGCATCACCCATAACGGCGAACTGCGCCAGATGGACCGGCTTGGTGTCGACGTTGGCGCCTGCGTCCAACAATACCGTGTACCCTTTGGCTCGGGGAATCTGGACAGCAATCGCCGGTCGTTCCACACCCACCACGCAGCCCAGCAAATGACGTCCCAGCACCATTCCCGCGCCAGTATTGCCGGCATAGACGCAGGCTTGAGCCTTGCCGTCCTTCACGGCGGCTACCGCCGCGCGCAGGGAGGTTTCCGGACGACGAAGGGCCTCGGTCGGCGAGTCCTCCATTTCGATTTGTCCGGAGGCGTGGCAGATTTCGATATCAAGGCCGGCGACATCGTGATCCCGGAGCGCCGTTTCGAGCTGGTGACGATCCCCACAGAGAAGCACGCCAGCCTGAAGTTCTCGGGCGGCCCTGACCGCACCGGCCACCAGAGCAGCAGGTGCGTGATCCCCGCCCATGGCATCGACCGCAACGCGCATTTAATCCCGCCAGCCTCGCGGGAGGTTCAGACTAATCGTCCCGGGCTTCTGCGGCCTGGCGACCACGATAAGCGCCGCAGGAACCACAGGCCCGGTGGCGCTGCTTGGGCTCGCCGCACTGGGAGCACGCAACAAAATTCGGTGCCGTCAGCGCATCGTGCGCGCGTCTCATATTCTTTTTCCGGACCGAGGTCCGTCTCTTCGGGACAGCCATGTTCTTCTCCTGGAGGCTTCCGCACTAGTGCGGGATCACTCAACCTCCTGATTATATTTACTTTTCCTGATCAGCGTCCGGTTCAACCGCTTCGACGGCACCAGCTTTGACTTTGAAGTTCTTTAGCACCGCAAAACGTGGATCGGCAGGCTCAGAAGTGCATCTACAGGTTTCTGTGTTGAGATTCGAGCCACAATTAACACAGAGACCGCCGCAACTCTCCTTGCAGAGAAGGCGGCTGGGCAATTGAAGCATCAGTTGCTCCACACACAACGGCTCGAAATCGAGTTCTTCGCCCCCATAATGGCCCAGAGCCACATCATCGGCCCCGAGATCCGTGCCTTTTTCCTCGGGAATCGGCTCGGGCATCAAAACTGTCTGAAAATCGAAGCTGGCCTCGATCGGTACGTTGACCAGACAGCGAGCACAATCCGCGACCACCTCACCCTGGATATTGCCCGAGAGAAAAATATCTTCCGTTGCCCTGTAAACAGTGACTGATGCCTTCAGACCCTCAGGACACCGGTATTCGGCAGGAATCGCCGTCTCGAGTAACTCCGAGATTCGCTCGGCGGTAATCGAGAAGGCGCATTCGCGCGTTTCCTCCGTAATTTCGTCCAATGGCAACTTCATGACCGTGTCCGGTGCTTTGTAGTGGTTGGCCAGCCGAATTCAACGATCTGCCCCCGCACGTTCCAGACGAAGCACCCTTTTGAGCAAATCCGGGAGGCGCCGCAGCGCTGCCTCCTCTCGGCGCCAACGGCCAGCTTCACGGTGCGGAAACCCCGAAACCGTAGCCCCGGGGGGCACGTCGTTCACAATCCCGGTGCGACCCGCAACCCGCGCATCATTCCCGACGACCAAATGCCCCGCAGCCCCGGTTTGGCCCCCCATCTGCACCCGATCCCCGACAGTGGTGCTTCCCGCGAGGCCGGTTTGCGAGGCCAACAAGGCCTCCGCTCCGATCTGGCATCCATGTGCGATCATCACCAGATTATCGAGCTTCGCTCCTGACCTGATCCGAGTCACCCCGATTGTCGCCCGGTCGATCGTTGTATTCGCCCCGATATCCACATCATCGCCAATTTCCAGACGACCAATCTGCGGCATCTTGTGAACACCACCACCCGGCAAGGGTATGTTCCCAAAACCTTCGCTGCCCAGAATAGCGCCGCTCAACACCGTCACCCGATCCCCTATACTGGTGTTTTCCCGAACCACCGCGTTCGCATGCGCGACAAAATCGTCGCCGATGACAGCGCCCGGGTAGATGCACGCCCCCGGATGCAGAATAGCCCGGGCACCGATCTGCGCCCCGCACCCCACACTGACATGAGCACCAATCCGCGCATCCGCGCCAATCGACGCCTCCGGGTGCACGCTCGCGGTGGGGTCTGTTCCCGGCGTACCGCCCGGCCCGGGCTTGAAGAGCTCCAAAGCCATCGCAAATCCGAAATAGGCATCATCCACCCGCAGGACAGCACATCCGGGACCGGGAACATCCCGCCCCAGAATCACCGCTCCCGCGCGCGTCGACTCCAGCTTTTCCAGATATCGAGGATTGGACAGAAACGACAGATCGCGCGCGGTCGCCTCCTCGAGAGGCTGGATCGAATCGATCTCCAGGTCAGCCTTCCCTTCGAGGGTCGCGTTCAAGGATCCGGCAATATCTGCGAGTTTCATAGCTTCAGGCTTTATCAGGAGTCCCTGCGAGGCGGAATCCATTGCCCGAGACTTTCCGCGGAGGATTTACCCACAAGA includes these proteins:
- the glyA gene encoding serine hydroxymethyltransferase, with the translated sequence MHADLRESDPEIAAAIEREALRQEENLELIPSENAASRAVLQAQGSILTNKYAEGLPGKRYYGGCEHVDVIEQVAIDRAKSLFGAEFANVQPHSGSQANMAVMFSQLAPGDKILAMNLSHGGHLTHGSPVNFSGKWFEVVPYGVREDTQRIDYDEVKSLAAEHKPKLLIAGHSAYPRQLDFAAFREAADAAGAKMLVDMAHFAGLVAAGVHPSPVPHADLVTTTTHKTLRGPRGGLILGREVEAKKTNSSVFPGNQGGPLMHAIAGKAIAFKEAATADFQEYQKQVVKNAQALGAALIERGFKLVSGGTDNHLLLVDFSGTEMTGKIAQETLDEARITTNKNTVPFESRSPFVTSGVRLGTPTVTTRGMGVGEMTQVADLIARSLASVGDEKALAALAEETSELCRQFPLYPGAQAAP
- the acpP gene encoding acyl carrier protein; amino-acid sequence: MASEIEGKVKEIVCEQLGVAEEEVSLGASFIEDLGADSLDIVELVMALEEEYDLEISDEEAEKIRTVGDVVTYIEGNT
- the fabG gene encoding 3-oxoacyl-[acyl-carrier-protein] reductase, with protein sequence MDETGKHSLAGQSALVTGASRGIGRAIALHLARQGAYVGINFVSNEEAAASTLAEVTSLGGSGELLGFDVSDPEAASERVRAFAKSRGSLDILVNNAGLAIDGLILRYKPDDWDRIVKVNLGGAFHCARAAARSMVRARYGRIINLSSVVASMGNPGQVAYASTKAGLEGMTRSLALELAQRGITVNSIAPGMIDTEMTETLSDDVRAAYLTGIPAGRLGSAEEVAFVVGFLASREAGYITGQVLAVNGGMYV
- the fabD gene encoding ACP S-malonyltransferase, which translates into the protein MAETIAFLCPGQGAQQVGMGTDLIAEFVQAREVFAEADDVLGFSLSGLCAAGPADDLMQTENAQPALLAMSVAIARTLESEGGIKPSLAAGHSLGEWSALVISGALDLPDALRAVRQRGLFMREAVPRGCGGMTALLGAEPSIVRQLCSEATNGPESFVGAANWNGGGQVVVAGHVDALDRLEIAARAAKHRATRLKVSQPFHSPLMQPARDRLEEVLAAISFRSMQVPVVANVTAENILDPSMWPELLAEQVTSPVRWEECATNVSHQASAAIEVGPGRVLSGLMRRIARGYSCTPTSTTDGIRDLLAKRERKMTDG
- the plsX gene encoding phosphate acyltransferase PlsX, producing MRVAVDAMGGDHAPAALVAGAVRAARELQAGVLLCGDRHQLETALRDHDVAGLDIEICHASGQIEMEDSPTEALRRPETSLRAAVAAVKDGKAQACVYAGNTGAGMVLGRHLLGCVVGVERPAIAVQIPRAKGYTVLLDAGANVDTKPVHLAQFAVMGDAYVRAMQGQQAPKVALLSNGSEESKGDLRVRRALPLVSQLPLNIVGAIEANELCHDKADVVVCDGFAGNIALKSLEGFGKFLGGNLSETFRSGLRGRLAYLLVRRSILKIRRAVDPGETGGALLLGLQGTLVKAHGSSDAAAVKNAIVLAQQLAEREVPLQIAQSMERFIEMSGGDPAEVPETRTRKLWQSLRNRLRGSSRNEDPDPPEAATAEALVRKEDDNG
- the rpmF gene encoding 50S ribosomal protein L32, which translates into the protein MAVPKRRTSVRKKNMRRAHDALTAPNFVACSQCGEPKQRHRACGSCGAYRGRQAAEARDD
- a CDS encoding DUF177 domain-containing protein; amino-acid sequence: MKLPLDEITEETRECAFSITAERISELLETAIPAEYRCPEGLKASVTVYRATEDIFLSGNIQGEVVADCARCLVNVPIEASFDFQTVLMPEPIPEEKGTDLGADDVALGHYGGEELDFEPLCVEQLMLQLPSRLLCKESCGGLCVNCGSNLNTETCRCTSEPADPRFAVLKNFKVKAGAVEAVEPDADQEK
- the lpxD gene encoding UDP-3-O-(3-hydroxymyristoyl)glucosamine N-acyltransferase, translating into MKLADIAGSLNATLEGKADLEIDSIQPLEEATARDLSFLSNPRYLEKLESTRAGAVILGRDVPGPGCAVLRVDDAYFGFAMALELFKPGPGGTPGTDPTASVHPEASIGADARIGAHVSVGCGAQIGARAILHPGACIYPGAVIGDDFVAHANAVVRENTSIGDRVTVLSGAILGSEGFGNIPLPGGGVHKMPQIGRLEIGDDVDIGANTTIDRATIGVTRIRSGAKLDNLVMIAHGCQIGAEALLASQTGLAGSTTVGDRVQMGGQTGAAGHLVVGNDARVAGRTGIVNDVPPGATVSGFPHREAGRWRREEAALRRLPDLLKRVLRLERAGADR